From a region of the Candidatus Sulfotelmatobacter sp. genome:
- a CDS encoding LuxR C-terminal-related transcriptional regulator, translating into MPKPTRTRSDLADAARVFSTGEYQAALTRFRDGARPRGLEGLEQSYREAPPGDERAQAAYWSAWAAYAERRFDVAERWLARALDEARGSLYARGLALSGWVAEARGDFGAATRAYRLALGALRERTERDDELAVAILRTLGSLAVELGDTELADYVAAQARGVTGADAVLRFQLDVQLGLAALNRGDVDGALDRLDAAEHAASRSALRAHAMLERAEIYRLLDEPTAARRLVARAVRELGTVDWATAEVEDLSALLESVVLAARFGEPAATEWLARYFELAGAGDAAFVQDPRVHAREVHARAATASEDAERARLLRDALDRWESLRYVRRALTAAAELAARGERIESARLRALVDALPTHPLAQQLQRRLGSAELGAGGAVVLSPEQRRVLEALCAGVSVRTMAQEWGRSEFTIRNHLKKLFAKLQVVSSAALVAKAMSSGIVGAAPKVPPARPPRGKGGAQEG; encoded by the coding sequence ATGCCAAAGCCGACCCGGACGCGTTCCGACCTGGCCGACGCTGCGCGTGTCTTCTCGACCGGCGAGTATCAGGCCGCGCTGACCCGCTTTCGAGACGGTGCGCGCCCGCGCGGTCTGGAGGGCCTGGAGCAGAGCTACCGCGAGGCGCCCCCCGGCGACGAGCGAGCGCAGGCGGCGTACTGGTCGGCCTGGGCCGCCTACGCGGAGCGGCGCTTCGACGTCGCGGAGCGGTGGTTGGCGCGCGCGCTCGACGAGGCGCGCGGGAGCTTGTACGCGCGCGGGCTGGCCCTGAGCGGCTGGGTGGCCGAGGCGCGCGGCGACTTCGGCGCCGCGACGCGCGCCTACCGGCTCGCGCTCGGCGCGCTCCGCGAGCGCACCGAACGCGACGACGAGTTGGCGGTCGCGATCCTGCGAACGCTGGGCAGCCTGGCCGTGGAGCTGGGCGACACGGAACTAGCCGACTACGTCGCGGCCCAGGCGCGCGGCGTGACGGGTGCCGACGCGGTGCTGCGGTTCCAGCTCGACGTGCAATTGGGTCTGGCCGCGCTCAACCGCGGTGACGTCGACGGCGCGCTCGACCGCCTCGACGCCGCGGAGCACGCGGCGAGCCGGTCCGCGCTGCGCGCGCACGCGATGCTCGAGCGCGCGGAGATCTACCGTTTGCTCGACGAGCCGACCGCGGCGCGCCGGCTGGTGGCGCGCGCGGTGCGCGAGCTCGGCACGGTCGACTGGGCCACGGCGGAAGTCGAAGATCTCAGCGCGCTGCTCGAGTCGGTCGTGCTCGCGGCGCGCTTCGGCGAACCGGCCGCGACGGAATGGCTCGCGCGCTACTTCGAGCTGGCCGGCGCGGGCGACGCGGCGTTCGTGCAGGACCCGCGCGTGCACGCCCGCGAGGTGCACGCGCGCGCGGCGACCGCGAGCGAGGACGCCGAGCGCGCGCGTTTGCTGCGCGACGCGCTCGATCGCTGGGAGTCGCTGCGCTACGTACGCCGTGCGCTGACGGCGGCGGCCGAGCTGGCCGCGCGCGGCGAACGCATCGAGTCGGCACGCCTGCGCGCGCTGGTCGACGCGCTGCCCACGCATCCGCTCGCGCAACAGCTGCAGCGCCGGCTCGGTTCGGCCGAGCTCGGCGCCGGCGGGGCCGTCGTGCTCTCGCCCGAGCAGCGGCGCGTCCTCGAGGCGCTCTGCGCCGGCGTCTCGGTACGCACGATGGCGCAAGAGTGGGGCCGCAGCGAGTTCACCATTCGCAACCACCTCAAGAAGCTGTTCGCGAAGCTGCAGGTCGTCAGCTCGGCGGCGCTGGTCGCGAAGGCGATGAGCTCCGGCATCGTCGGCGCCGCGCCGAAGGTGCCCCCGGCTCGACCGCCGCGCGGCAAGGGCGGCGCCCAGGAAGGCTGA
- a CDS encoding Xaa-Pro peptidase family protein, which yields MTTQAGSIDGLTPSTAETAPIPAPGVMAVDFEQRVDFPRLREYRLRRARAALEASELGALLLFDVNNIRYVSSTMIGEWSRDKMTRYCLLARGRAPIVWDFGSAAKHHRLHAPWLDPHDCKAGLLGLRGAIAPDVGLFEGAAAELASLLKEAGVEKLPVGIDILEPPLLFALQQHNITVRDGQQVMHDARMIKSEDEIMLLSTSAALVDGAYQDIVEALKPGVRENQIVALATKKLYDLGSDDVESINAVSGERCNPHPHNFSDRLIRPGDQAFFDIMSAFNGYRTCYYRTFSVGYATPAQRDAYKQCREWIDRSIALIRPGVGTDEVARAWPKAQEFGFSSEMEAFGLQFGHGLGLALHERPVISRLNSLEHPMEIQVGMVFALETYCPAGDGYSAARIEEEIVVTERGPSIITRFPAQELFITNPYDYGSRPR from the coding sequence ATGACGACGCAGGCTGGTTCGATCGACGGCTTGACCCCGAGCACCGCGGAGACGGCGCCGATCCCCGCGCCGGGCGTGATGGCGGTCGATTTCGAGCAGCGGGTCGACTTCCCGCGGCTGCGCGAGTACCGGCTGCGCCGCGCGCGCGCCGCGCTCGAGGCCAGCGAGCTGGGCGCGCTGCTGCTGTTCGACGTCAACAACATCCGCTATGTCAGCTCGACGATGATCGGCGAGTGGTCGCGCGACAAGATGACGCGCTATTGTCTGCTGGCCCGCGGCCGCGCGCCGATCGTGTGGGACTTCGGCTCGGCGGCCAAGCATCACCGTCTGCACGCGCCCTGGCTCGATCCGCACGACTGCAAGGCCGGATTGCTCGGGCTGCGCGGCGCGATCGCGCCGGACGTCGGCCTGTTCGAGGGCGCGGCCGCCGAGCTGGCCTCGCTGTTGAAGGAAGCCGGCGTCGAGAAGCTGCCGGTCGGCATCGACATCCTCGAGCCGCCGCTCTTGTTCGCGCTGCAGCAGCACAACATCACCGTGCGCGACGGGCAGCAAGTCATGCACGACGCGCGCATGATCAAGTCGGAAGACGAGATCATGCTGCTGAGCACGTCGGCGGCGCTGGTCGACGGCGCTTATCAGGACATCGTCGAGGCCCTCAAACCCGGCGTCCGCGAGAACCAGATCGTGGCGCTGGCGACCAAGAAGCTCTACGACCTGGGTTCCGACGACGTCGAGTCGATCAACGCGGTCTCGGGCGAGCGCTGCAACCCGCACCCGCACAACTTCTCGGACCGGCTGATCCGGCCCGGCGATCAGGCGTTCTTCGACATCATGTCGGCCTTCAACGGTTACCGCACGTGCTACTACCGCACGTTCAGCGTCGGCTACGCGACGCCGGCGCAGCGGGACGCCTACAAGCAGTGCCGCGAGTGGATCGATCGCTCGATCGCGCTGATCCGCCCGGGGGTGGGAACCGACGAGGTCGCGCGCGCGTGGCCGAAGGCGCAAGAGTTCGGCTTCTCGAGCGAGATGGAAGCGTTCGGTCTGCAGTTCGGCCATGGGCTGGGGCTGGCGCTGCACGAACGCCCGGTCATCTCGCGGCTCAACTCGCTCGAGCACCCGATGGAGATCCAGGTCGGCATGGTGTTCGCGCTCGAGACGTACTGCCCGGCCGGCGACGGCTACTCGGCGGCGCGCATCGAGGAAGAGATCGTCGTGACCGAGCGCGGCCCGAGCATCATCACGCGCTTCCCGGCGCAGGAGCTGTTCATCACCAACCCCTACGATTACGGCAGCCGGCCGCGGTGA
- a CDS encoding branched-chain amino acid ABC transporter permease, whose product MNVLQIAVDGILLGGVLALSALGFNVIFGVMRVVNLAHGDFVVLAAVFSAWAFAQLGINPLLLLPLTVAVGFVAGALIHRFLLRRLPPEVSSAEAASLTLTFGLSYFLIGLGMIVFGGRFVSVPYLTGAFHLGGIAISQARLLAFVVAVVLSLIFAYVLRTTLLGRAIRATSQNLEGALACGIDVDRVRTLAFAIGTAVATAAGTLMSFVASLNAGQGVAFTVNAFAVVVIGGLGNYTGAIVGALILGLTESFASYVLGATLAEAAPYVLFILVLLVAPAGILGRRTA is encoded by the coding sequence ATGAACGTGCTGCAGATCGCCGTCGACGGGATTCTCCTCGGCGGCGTGCTGGCGCTCTCGGCGCTCGGCTTCAACGTCATCTTCGGCGTGATGCGGGTGGTCAATCTCGCGCACGGCGACTTCGTCGTGCTGGCGGCGGTCTTCTCGGCCTGGGCGTTCGCGCAGCTGGGAATCAACCCGCTGCTGCTCTTGCCGCTGACGGTCGCGGTCGGCTTCGTCGCCGGCGCGCTGATCCACCGCTTCTTGCTGCGGCGGCTGCCGCCCGAGGTGTCCTCGGCCGAAGCGGCGTCGCTGACGCTGACCTTCGGACTCTCGTACTTCCTGATCGGCTTGGGGATGATCGTCTTCGGCGGCCGTTTCGTCTCGGTGCCGTATCTGACCGGCGCGTTCCACCTGGGCGGGATCGCGATCTCGCAGGCGCGCCTGCTGGCCTTCGTCGTGGCCGTCGTCCTCTCGCTGATCTTCGCCTACGTGCTGCGCACGACGCTGCTGGGCCGCGCGATCCGCGCGACCAGCCAGAATCTCGAAGGCGCGCTGGCCTGCGGGATCGACGTCGACCGCGTGCGCACGCTGGCGTTCGCGATCGGCACCGCGGTCGCGACCGCCGCGGGGACGCTGATGAGCTTCGTCGCCAGCCTGAACGCCGGGCAAGGCGTCGCGTTCACCGTCAACGCCTTCGCGGTCGTCGTCATCGGCGGCTTGGGCAACTACACCGGCGCGATCGTCGGCGCGCTGATCCTGGGGCTCACCGAGTCGTTCGCCAGTTACGTGCTCGGCGCGACGCTGGCCGAAGCCGCACCCTACGTCTTGTTCATCCTGGTCCTGCTGGTCGCGCCGGCCGGCATCTTGGGACGCCGCACCGCATGA
- a CDS encoding branched-chain amino acid ABC transporter permease, with protein MRRPLPIALAVVAIALLVLAPLALNGYVINLLYTTLLSVALAYGWNLISGYAGYFSFGQIAFFGLGAYATGLLVKDLNWEWVLAALAGGGVACALAVPLGYVMLRLRGPFFAMGMFGMAQLVRVLVTALPASGAGAGLYLSPDFNVADAYYWTLAIAVGAIALTFWVDRSAFGLRLQALREDEQVAGTLGVDVTRAKMAAFTLSALIPGLLGGGYALFLTYIEPDAVFSSRLDLQSIVMAILGGVGTVWGPLVGGVVMTQISEALWARFPEIYLMIFGGLLVVLLLLLPRGIVPALSKLLAERRR; from the coding sequence ATGAGGCGTCCGCTGCCGATCGCGCTCGCGGTCGTCGCGATCGCGCTGCTGGTGCTCGCGCCGCTCGCGCTCAACGGCTACGTGATCAACCTGCTCTACACGACGCTGCTGTCGGTCGCGCTGGCCTACGGGTGGAACCTGATCTCCGGCTACGCCGGCTACTTCTCGTTCGGCCAGATCGCGTTCTTCGGCTTGGGCGCGTACGCGACCGGCCTGCTGGTGAAGGACCTGAACTGGGAGTGGGTGCTGGCGGCGCTGGCCGGCGGCGGCGTCGCCTGCGCGCTGGCCGTGCCGCTCGGTTACGTGATGCTGCGCCTGCGCGGGCCGTTCTTCGCGATGGGGATGTTCGGCATGGCGCAGCTGGTGCGCGTGCTGGTGACGGCGCTGCCGGCCAGCGGCGCCGGCGCGGGCTTGTATCTCTCGCCTGACTTCAACGTCGCCGACGCGTACTATTGGACGCTGGCGATCGCGGTCGGCGCGATCGCGCTGACTTTCTGGGTCGATCGCAGCGCGTTCGGCCTGCGCCTGCAGGCGCTGCGCGAGGACGAGCAGGTCGCCGGCACGCTCGGCGTCGACGTCACCCGCGCCAAGATGGCGGCGTTCACGCTCAGCGCGCTCATCCCGGGCCTGCTGGGCGGGGGGTACGCGTTGTTCCTCACCTACATCGAGCCCGACGCCGTCTTCTCGTCGCGCCTGGACCTGCAGTCGATCGTGATGGCGATCCTGGGCGGGGTCGGGACGGTGTGGGGGCCGCTGGTCGGCGGCGTCGTGATGACGCAGATCTCCGAAGCGCTGTGGGCGCGCTTCCCGGAGATCTACCTGATGATCTTCGGCGGGCTGCTGGTCGTGCTGCTGCTGCTCTTGCCGCGCGGGATCGTCCCCGCGCTCTCCAAGCTGCTGGCGGAGCGGCGGCGATGA
- a CDS encoding ABC transporter ATP-binding protein, giving the protein MSDSLLVVDDVSLSFGGVRALAGVSLEVRAGEILALIGPNGAGKTTLFNVISGVFRPARGDVRFLGRSIVRAAPHRIARAGIARTYQVVRPFGRLTVVDNVAVGALLHEPTIARARRDAREIVGFVGLDAYADRPAASLTLTQRKRLEVARALALRPKLLLLDEVMAGLTPTEMDGMAEFVLRLHERGIAAVAGVEHVMRLIMRISDRIVVLDAGKLIAQGTPEQIRRDPAVIEAYLGAPLGDG; this is encoded by the coding sequence ATGAGCGACTCGCTGCTGGTCGTCGACGACGTCTCGCTGTCCTTCGGCGGCGTGCGCGCGCTGGCCGGCGTCTCGCTCGAGGTGCGCGCCGGCGAGATCCTGGCCTTGATCGGTCCCAACGGCGCCGGCAAGACGACGCTGTTCAACGTCATCAGCGGCGTGTTCCGGCCCGCGCGCGGCGACGTGCGGTTCTTGGGCCGCTCGATCGTGCGAGCCGCGCCGCATCGCATCGCGCGCGCCGGGATCGCGCGCACCTATCAGGTCGTGCGCCCGTTCGGCCGGCTGACCGTGGTCGACAACGTCGCCGTCGGCGCGCTGCTCCACGAGCCGACGATCGCCCGCGCGCGGCGCGACGCGCGCGAGATCGTCGGCTTCGTCGGCCTGGACGCGTACGCCGATCGTCCCGCCGCCTCGCTGACGCTCACCCAGCGCAAGCGGTTGGAAGTGGCGCGCGCGCTGGCGCTGCGGCCCAAGCTGCTCTTGCTCGACGAGGTCATGGCGGGTTTGACACCGACCGAGATGGACGGGATGGCGGAGTTCGTGCTGCGCCTGCACGAGCGCGGCATCGCCGCCGTCGCCGGCGTCGAGCACGTCATGCGGTTGATCATGCGCATCTCGGACCGGATCGTCGTGCTCGACGCCGGCAAGCTGATCGCGCAGGGGACGCCCGAACAGATTCGGCGCGATCCGGCCGTGATCGAAGCGTATCTCGGCGCCCCGCTCGGTGACGGATGA
- a CDS encoding ABC transporter ATP-binding protein: MSLLAVAGLEAGYGDFRALHGVGFTVEPGEIVTIIGSNGAGKTTTLKSVIGIVRPSAGTIVFDGQRIDGRPPREIVERGLALVPEGRHLFREMTVEENLLVGAHPPRVRATGRRRLAAIYERFAQLPALRARLAGTLSGGQQQVVAIARALMSDPRLLLLDEPSLGLAPKTTLEIFGVVRDVNRDGVAVVLVEQNAVQALELASRAYVLTEGKTVMEGTAAAIRGNADVQRRFLGEV; encoded by the coding sequence ATGAGCCTGCTCGCGGTCGCCGGCTTGGAAGCCGGCTACGGTGACTTTCGCGCGCTGCACGGCGTCGGGTTCACCGTCGAGCCGGGCGAGATCGTCACCATCATCGGCAGCAACGGGGCCGGCAAGACGACGACGCTCAAGAGCGTGATCGGGATCGTGCGGCCGTCCGCCGGAACGATCGTCTTCGACGGGCAGCGCATCGACGGCCGGCCGCCGCGCGAGATCGTCGAGCGCGGGCTGGCGCTGGTCCCCGAAGGCCGTCATCTCTTCCGCGAGATGACGGTCGAGGAGAACCTGCTCGTGGGCGCCCATCCGCCGCGGGTGCGCGCGACCGGCCGGCGCCGGCTGGCCGCGATCTACGAGCGCTTCGCGCAATTGCCGGCGCTGCGGGCGCGTTTGGCAGGCACGCTGTCGGGCGGTCAACAACAGGTGGTTGCCATCGCTCGGGCCCTGATGTCGGATCCGCGCCTGCTCTTGTTGGACGAACCTTCGCTCGGCCTCGCGCCGAAGACGACGCTCGAGATCTTCGGCGTCGTGCGCGACGTCAACCGCGACGGAGTCGCCGTCGTCCTGGTCGAGCAGAACGCGGTCCAAGCGCTCGAGCTGGCGTCGCGCGCCTACGTGCTGACCGAAGGCAAGACCGTCATGGAAGGAACCGCCGCCGCGATTCGCGGCAACGCCGACGTGCAACGTCGCTTCTTGGGAGAGGTGTGA
- a CDS encoding amino acid ABC transporter substrate-binding protein — translation MNRLRFLSASGAAALAPALQPLPAAAQGAPIVVGASLSLTGIFADGGKYSLEGYQLWIKQQNAKGGVLGRQLALKYYDDQSDPATGVRLYERLINEDKVDVIMGPYGTAITAPAANVAERYKMPMICPETADVAMFQRGFRYIFQGLGPVQTYLFGVLSIAHDHHFKSLAVIGPDTAFAHSLADAVPGVARGFGQAVVYQEFYPARASDFSSVIEKVKAANPDVLLAMAFPNDSIGVLRQLKVSNYAPKMFYEAIGPSDPRFAESAGADVDGVFSVTGWDAAGTSRENQAFKSSYRAEFHRDPDYHAASNFSALEVLAAAIKSAGSLDHDKLRDALAAVRIKTLLGEWRVDPRTGIQLGYTSYILQWQKGKQVIVYPGNAAHGKPIVPFPAWSGR, via the coding sequence ATGAACAGACTCCGTTTCTTGTCGGCGAGCGGTGCCGCGGCACTGGCGCCCGCGCTGCAGCCGCTGCCGGCGGCGGCACAAGGCGCGCCGATCGTGGTCGGCGCCTCCCTCTCGCTGACCGGCATCTTCGCCGACGGCGGAAAGTACTCGCTCGAAGGCTATCAGCTGTGGATCAAGCAGCAGAACGCCAAAGGCGGCGTGCTCGGGCGTCAGCTCGCGCTCAAGTACTACGACGATCAGAGCGATCCGGCGACCGGCGTGCGCCTCTACGAGCGGCTGATCAACGAGGACAAGGTCGACGTCATCATGGGCCCCTACGGGACCGCGATCACGGCGCCGGCGGCGAACGTCGCCGAGCGCTACAAGATGCCGATGATCTGCCCCGAGACGGCCGACGTCGCGATGTTCCAGCGCGGCTTCCGCTACATCTTCCAGGGCCTGGGACCGGTGCAGACCTATCTGTTCGGCGTCCTCTCGATCGCGCACGACCATCACTTCAAGTCGCTGGCGGTGATCGGACCCGACACGGCCTTCGCGCACTCGCTGGCCGACGCTGTCCCCGGGGTCGCACGCGGCTTCGGGCAGGCCGTCGTCTACCAAGAGTTCTACCCGGCGCGCGCCAGCGATTTCTCCTCGGTGATCGAGAAGGTCAAGGCCGCCAACCCCGACGTGCTGCTGGCGATGGCGTTCCCCAACGACTCGATCGGCGTGCTGCGGCAGCTCAAGGTGTCGAACTACGCTCCCAAGATGTTCTACGAAGCGATCGGGCCGTCCGATCCGCGCTTCGCCGAGAGCGCCGGCGCCGACGTCGACGGCGTTTTCTCGGTCACCGGCTGGGACGCCGCGGGCACCTCGCGCGAGAACCAAGCCTTCAAGTCCAGCTACAGGGCCGAGTTCCACCGCGACCCCGACTATCACGCCGCCAGCAACTTCTCGGCGCTCGAGGTCTTGGCGGCCGCGATCAAGAGCGCGGGCTCGCTCGACCACGACAAGCTGCGCGACGCGCTGGCCGCGGTGCGGATCAAGACGCTGCTCGGCGAGTGGCGCGTCGATCCGCGCACCGGCATCCAGCTCGGCTACACCTCGTACATCCTGCAGTGGCAGAAGGGCAAGCAGGTCATCGTGTACCCGGGCAACGCCGCGCACGGCAAGCCGATCGTGCCGTTTCCCGCCTGGTCGGGGCGATGA
- a CDS encoding RidA family protein: MSAHLETIHHEGYDPTINSLFVPAIKVASGKLVFISGVTGAPVYHDHPHVPAVFDAMPLDAESQARIAYEHLALALSAAGCTPGDVVCLTRFFTHIAQDQDAINRVQGEFFRGHLPTSTTVEVKRLATDPRLRLEIQAIAVAPA, from the coding sequence ATGAGCGCGCACCTCGAGACGATCCATCACGAGGGCTACGACCCGACCATCAACTCGCTGTTCGTGCCGGCCATCAAGGTCGCGAGCGGAAAGCTCGTCTTCATCTCGGGCGTGACCGGCGCGCCCGTCTATCACGATCACCCGCATGTCCCGGCCGTCTTCGACGCGATGCCGCTCGACGCCGAGTCGCAAGCGCGCATCGCGTACGAGCACCTCGCGCTGGCGTTGAGCGCGGCCGGCTGCACGCCGGGCGACGTCGTTTGCCTGACCCGGTTCTTCACCCACATCGCGCAAGACCAAGACGCCATCAACCGCGTGCAGGGCGAGTTCTTCCGCGGACACCTACCGACCAGCACGACGGTCGAGGTCAAACGGCTGGCGACCGATCCGCGCTTGCGCCTGGAGATCCAGGCGATCGCGGTCGCGCCCGCCTGA
- a CDS encoding NAD(P)-dependent oxidoreductase, with product MTTHHLRVGIVGLGDMGAGMAERLLDAGFPLTGWNRTRAKAERFATRGMAVAGSPREVAERSDLIISMVTDNAALNAVLDGEDGILAGLQKGAIFAEMSTTSPTLVRAVAQRVAERGAHLLDAPVLGSILTLRQGNLLVMVGGPQASYARAEPAFQAIGSTVRHVGEVGQAKALKLAANLNLAVQVVAMSEGVVLAEKMGIDRRLALETLLGGVIASPALKYRMPFALEPPDYAWFDVTMIQKDLQLALDLAHEIGVPLGTGASAQQSFTAARGFGYAKEDFAVVLHAVAAEAGIARDPKTVPPYSGAH from the coding sequence GTGACCACACACCATCTGCGGGTCGGCATCGTCGGCCTGGGCGACATGGGCGCCGGCATGGCGGAACGCCTGCTCGACGCCGGCTTTCCGCTGACCGGCTGGAATCGCACGCGCGCCAAGGCGGAGCGCTTCGCCACGCGCGGCATGGCCGTCGCGGGCAGCCCGCGCGAGGTCGCCGAGCGCAGCGATCTGATCATCTCGATGGTGACCGACAACGCGGCGCTGAACGCCGTGCTCGACGGGGAGGACGGCATCCTGGCGGGCTTGCAGAAGGGCGCGATCTTCGCCGAGATGAGCACGACCTCGCCCACGCTGGTGCGCGCGGTCGCCCAACGCGTCGCCGAGCGCGGCGCGCACCTGCTCGACGCGCCGGTGCTGGGCAGCATCCTCACCTTGCGCCAAGGCAACCTGCTGGTCATGGTCGGTGGCCCGCAGGCGTCGTATGCGCGCGCCGAACCGGCCTTCCAGGCGATCGGTTCGACGGTGCGTCACGTGGGCGAGGTCGGCCAGGCCAAGGCGCTCAAGCTGGCGGCGAATCTCAACCTGGCCGTGCAAGTCGTCGCGATGAGCGAAGGCGTCGTGTTGGCCGAGAAGATGGGGATCGACCGCCGGCTCGCACTCGAGACGCTGCTCGGCGGCGTGATCGCCTCGCCGGCACTCAAGTACCGCATGCCCTTCGCGCTCGAGCCCCCCGACTACGCCTGGTTCGACGTCACCATGATCCAGAAGGACTTGCAGCTGGCGCTGGACCTCGCGCACGAGATCGGGGTCCCGCTGGGCACCGGCGCGTCGGCGCAGCAGAGCTTCACCGCCGCGCGCGGTTTCGGCTACGCGAAGGAAGACTTCGCCGTCGTTCTGCACGCCGTCGCCGCCGAAGCGGGGATCGCGCGCGACCCGAAAACCGTCCCGCCGTACTCCGGAGCGCACTGA
- a CDS encoding hemerythrin domain-containing protein: MDVLTIIKQEHREVGALIDDADGCDPGDQRLVELAREIEQKLSLHLAIEERLFYAQLRKRAEEQEQQVDVFEAYTEHAVARALMEMLRSGRKPDEKFKAELQVLGESVKHHVEEEESKVFSVAKKLLDAEELDAIGASWERAKQRGVSETSTRSPRPAARAGGAKKRVGAPRKKAAKKSAGRKTRR, translated from the coding sequence ATGGATGTCCTGACCATCATCAAGCAAGAGCACCGGGAAGTGGGGGCGCTGATCGACGACGCCGACGGGTGCGACCCCGGCGACCAGCGCCTGGTCGAGCTTGCGCGCGAGATCGAACAGAAGCTCTCGCTCCACCTCGCCATCGAAGAGCGCCTGTTCTACGCGCAGCTGCGCAAGCGCGCGGAGGAGCAAGAACAGCAGGTCGACGTGTTCGAAGCGTACACCGAGCACGCGGTGGCGCGGGCGCTGATGGAGATGCTGCGCTCGGGCCGCAAGCCGGACGAGAAGTTCAAGGCCGAGCTGCAAGTCCTGGGCGAGAGCGTGAAGCACCACGTCGAGGAAGAGGAGTCGAAGGTCTTCTCGGTCGCCAAGAAACTGCTCGACGCCGAGGAGCTCGACGCGATCGGCGCGAGCTGGGAACGCGCCAAACAGCGCGGCGTGAGCGAAACCTCGACGCGCTCGCCGCGCCCGGCGGCACGCGCCGGCGGCGCCAAGAAGCGCGTCGGCGCGCCCCGCAAGAAAGCCGCCAAGAAGTCGGCGGGACGCAAGACGCGCCGCTGA
- a CDS encoding zinc-ribbon domain containing protein codes for MYTDETLSCVDCAQPFTFSAGEQSFFAEKGFTNKPNRCPDCRAARKAQRGAGGGGGGGFGGGRSGGGGYGGSRPQREMFSATCSGCGGVAQVPFQPRGDKPVYCRTCFDARSHSR; via the coding sequence ATGTATACAGATGAGACCTTGAGCTGCGTTGATTGCGCGCAGCCGTTCACGTTTTCCGCCGGCGAGCAGTCCTTCTTTGCCGAGAAGGGCTTCACGAACAAGCCGAACCGTTGCCCGGATTGCCGTGCGGCCCGTAAGGCCCAGCGCGGAGCCGGTGGTGGCGGCGGCGGCGGGTTCGGCGGTGGCCGTTCCGGCGGAGGCGGCTACGGTGGCAGCCGTCCGCAACGCGAGATGTTCTCCGCGACCTGCAGTGGTTGCGGCGGCGTCGCGCAGGTGCCGTTCCAGCCGCGTGGCGACAAGCCCGTGTACTGCCGCACCTGCTTCGACGCGCGTAGCCACTCGCGCTAA